The following DNA comes from Desulfobaculum xiamenense.
CCTGTTTATCTTCTCGCACTTTCATCGCATATTTAACGACGCTGACAGGATCACCCCTTCTCGTTTTCCTAACTTTCACCTCAACCATACGTCCTGGAAAGCACAAATCTCTCACCAAGTCTTCTAAATACTTCGGCTCTGTCTTCTCAGCGCCGCACACCAAAAAAATTCTTTTTTTAGTTTTACGCTTTCCAATCTTACGCCTCGCCACAACCTACCTCTTCTTTATGTTTGATAAACTTTTCAAACTTTTCTTTCTGCAAAATGGGCACGGCACCAAAACGGCCATTCAGATACCATTTATCAAAACGAGTCTCATTCCTAATCGCACTAGACTCAAATTCAACCAATGAATACATAGCGGTCGCCCCCTTCCTGTCCTTATTACAAAACCACACCTGATCGCGCCTAAAGTTTTCCGGCGTCAGCAGCGCGACATCGTGTGTCGTAAAAACAAGCTGTGCGTTTTTTTGATTATGCGCATTTTTATTAAACAGCTCAACAATATACTCTGAAATCAACGTATGAATACTATTATCCAATTCATCAACAACAAGAACCAAGCCATCGCTCAAAGCTTTCAAGACAGGACTTGCAAGTTCAAAAATTTTGTATGTCCCAGCAGATTCGAAGAAACGCAAATCAAATCTTTTTTCACCAACCACCTCATCTCCGCGGTAAACATCGTGATGCCCGTACGGCACATACATCTCGTTCTCGATTACCATCTCACGCACTTCATCGGGCAGTTTTTCTAAAAACTTAAATTTCTCAACATCTTGAGTCTCTAGGCTGACGTTTTTCACACCTACATCTGCAGCAGACAGTAGCCCGGCAACTAGCGTCTCATACCGTTTGTCAACATCATCCCTCAGCAAACCTATTGTACTTTTCATTGCGCTGCGGAACCGAATATTGGCATTCGCAAAGATAACAATCTTGTTCTTAATGTAATCAAACACCTCTAACAGCTGTTCATTTCCAGCATCAGCGCCTCGAGATAAAAATAAATTGTAACTTCGTGTTGACTTTTGTACTATTTTTTTATCTCCCCTTAAATTACCAAACGTAATTGTTCCATCTTCAGACCGCTCAAAGAGCTTTGCTTTCCGAGAAGGATAAAAATACAAAGCCTCACAAACCACACGCTCTTTGCAATATGAGAAAGAATATTCATAGCGCATTTCGTTCGAAACGAACTCTAAACGAAAGGACGTCGGCTTCCCAGCCCACTCTTCATCCAAAGAAAACGGGAGGTAGGACCCAACCACGTCCTCTGCCTGATCGCGCAACGAAAAACACACAAGAGACTGAAACAAGGATAAGGCACGGATTAACGTAGTTTTTCCCGATGCATTTGGCCCATAAATAGCTGAAACTTTTAAAAGTTTATCTTGTGTCATCGCAGGAGTCTCAAACGTATGCTCCTCAAACTTTTTCAAATTTGCAGCAACCATACTCAATGTTTGACGCTCTTTGATGGAGCAAAAATTTTCAACCGAGAATTCAACTATCATATCCACCCCCACAAATCTCTAAAGATGACTTTATGCATTTTTTTTGCACAAATTTTGAATTCAAGCAATACGTGTTCGCTAAAATCCCATCGAAAAACTGTCAACCCATATTTTTTATTTTCTCCGCCTGCGGCCATATTTGCCAATTCCAACTCAGAGCAATTATTTATCATTTAAACGCTACCGCGAGGGCCTGACACAGACCCAGCTCGCCGAGAAGACAGGAATCAACCGCCGTACCGGGGAGGCTCTAGGAAGGACCCGTACCCAACGAAACCGCGAAACCGGCCCATAGGACCATCTGGCGTGCTTCTCTGAGAGAGGGGGAAGGGGGGAACGGCGGCAAACGCGCCAAGAGCCGCGCAGGGGCGCGGCAAGAAAACGGACTGCAAATAGTGAAGGATCCCTCTTCAGCGCGCCGCCTTGATGCGACCGCGCAAATGGGGGACAATAGGGGGACAAATCCTGATTTTGGGCAAAACAAAAGGGTCTACGGCAACCTGTTTTGTTGCTGTAAACCCTTGTAATATCAGTGGTAGCCGGGAAGGGAGTCGAACCCTTAAGCCCTCGCGGGCACCGGATTTTGAGTCCGGCGCGTATACCAATTTCGCCACCCGGCCATGTTGGTGGTCATGTCCGTTTCGAACATGATGCAGGAAGAAAAGAACAGAAAACCGTCGAAAACTCAAGTGTCCCGACGGACTGGGAGCACGGGTCTTACATCAACGATGTCAGACGGTCAAGCGCGAACTCACCGTCCGAATCGCCGTCGTCGATGATCGCCGAAAGGCGCAGGGCGAGAGCTTTGCCGCGCGGGGTGAGGCGCAGGTTCTTGCGTCTGCGTTCGCGCGGGTCCTCCTCGGCCACGATGAGGTCGTAGCCGGGGCGTCCACGGTTGGTGGCGTGCCGAGGGCCAAGCGTCGTCACCGTGCGCGACGCCGTGGACTGCGCCATGCCGAGGAATTCCGCCAACGCCGCCATGGAGCATCCGCCGGACGCCGCCACATACAAAAAGGCCGCAATCTGCTGCGAGGGCATGGTATCCACGCCCGTCTCGTGGCGAATGGCCTCGACAATGGCCAGCGCCTTCTGCAAATTCACCAGATTTCCGCTCTTCATCTCCACACGCCCATACGAAATTGGGGGCCACCGCGCCGTGCGCCACGGCTTGTGCTCCCCGCACCTTCCCTATGGGGCAAGGCGCATTTCGTCAAGAACCTTCTCCCACGCCGCAGAATGCGCTTGTTCGCCGAAACCATTTGCACTATTGCTTTTTGCATGATCATGCCAACCGGGACCATCGTCAACGTCGCGGCCGTTCTGGCCGGAGGCACCGCCGGACTTCTCCTGCGTTCGAGAATGCCCGACGGCATCCGCACCATCGTCTTTCAAGGCCTCGGCCTGTGCACGCTGGCCATCGGCATCGGCATGTCCATGAAAATGCAAAATCCGCTGGTGGTCATCTTCAGCGTGGTCCTCGGCGGCATCATCGGCGAGCTTGCACATCTGGAAACCCAGCTGGAACGCGCCGCAGCCTTCCTCAAGGCCCGCGTGCGCTCCGGTAACGAAATGTTCATCGACGGCCTGATCACAGCCTTCCTGCTCTTCTGCGTCGGCTCCATGACCATCCTCGGAGCATTCGACGAGGGCCTGCGCGCGGACCCCACCCTGCTGTTCACAAAATCCATGCTCGACGGCTTCGCGGCCATCGCCCTGACCGCCACCTACGGCATCGGCGTTCTGTTCTCGGTCATCCCGCTGTTCATCTTCCAGTACAGTCTCACACTGTTCGCCGGCGTCCTCAGCACGTGGCTCACCGAGGCCGTCATTGCCCAGCTCACCGCCACCGGCGGCATACTCATTCTGGGCATCGGCCTCACCCTGCTCGATATCAAGCGCATCCGCCTCTCCAACCTACTCCCCGCACTGGTCATCGTCGTCGCCCTCTCCCTTCTGTTCCCGGGCTGACAGCCTCCCGCGCGGTTTACAATGCAGCCCGAGACACATACAGTGTGAAATGGTTGCATGGTCTGCCGTACGCATTCCGGCTTCACCCCCTCGAACGGAACGGTGCACAGTGACGAACGACAACCCCACATCGAACGAGCTGCAAACGCTGAATGTGCAGGGGGCAACATCGCGAAACATCATACTAACGGGCCTCGTCTGCCTGAGCGTACTCGGGTTGACACTCGCCCTGCTCTACCAGATATCCGCTTCGAACCGCCATGGCTTTATTGATCGCGCCAACAACGACGTCACGCTCATATCGAGACTCATCGCGAACCAGACGAGCAAGACGCTCTTCGGCCTGCGCCAACTCCTGCAAGGCCTGAACGACGCGACGGAAACGCTGCTTCCCAAAGACAAGAGCTATCCGAGCAGCATCCAGCAGCTCCTCTTCCGTCTCAAGGAAGCGAACCCATACATCCTCGATCTGCTCATCCTCGACCGCACCGGCAAGATCATCTTCTGGACAGGGGAAGGCACCCCGCCAGCAGTCCGCGACCGGGACTACGCCGCGGCGCACCTCTCCAAGGGGCATCAGGGCTTCTTCGTCGGCTCGCCGCACCTGTCCAGAACACGCGACGCGACGTGGTTCTTCGGCTCCAGCATTGCCATCCGCGACAATGACGGACTCATCAACAGCATCATCGTGGCCACGGTTTCCATCGCCTATTTCGAGGCCGCGTTCGCGAATCTCACCCGCCCCAACGAGTTGACCCTAGGCCTCGTCGACGACAGCGGCACCATCGTGTTCCGCCTTCCCACCATTCCGAAGGATGCCAATGCCCGCATTGAGCAGATGCGCATCCTTGCCCGTCAGGGCTTGCCCGAGACCCCGTTTACCATCGCGTCCTCGCTTGATGATCGCACACGCATCGTCGCGGCCACGCGCATCGCGGACACGCCGCTCATCGCCTACGCCTCGTTCACCGAGGAAAGCATCCTCGCCCCGTGGCGCACGGAACTCCGCATGCATATCGTCATCGCCACGGTGGCGACGCTGTTCATCCTGTTCGTAACGGCCTGGCTGATCCGAGGGCAGATGCTCATGGAACGCACACGCCACGAGCTAGCGCGGCTCGCCGCCGTCGACCCGCTGACCGGGCTTCGCAATCGCCGTATGTTCATGGAACTGGCCCGCCGCGAATTCGACAAGGCCAAGCGCTACGATACGCCGCTTGCCTGCGTCATGATCGACGTGGACAGATTCAAGGACATCAACGATACCCACGGCCACGAGGCAGGAGACCGCGCGCTCAAGGCCATCGCAACGGAGCTGGCGCGCCATGCCCGCCGAACGGACATTCTCGCACGGCTGGGTGGCGAGGAATTCATTCTCCTGCTTCCGGAAACGGGGCTCCACGGCGCGTTCGTCTCTGCGGAGCAACACCGCCAGCGCATCGAGGAGCTTTCAATTCCACTCGCGCCGGAGCCACTGGAGATCACCATAAGCCTCGGCGTCACGGAACTCGACGAAGCGGACTCCTCGCTCGACGCGCTCATGAGCCGCGCGGACCACGCCCTCTACGCAGCGAAGGCCAAGGGCCGCAACAGAACGGAGTGCCTGCCGCCCTGCACCGACGCACAGCCCAATGCCGACGTTCCTGCGGATTAGCCCGCATCCCACGCGCTTCACACTAAACACAAACGCAAAAGGCGGCCCGGTTCGCGAGAACCGGGCCGCCTTCATTTGCCTTATCCCATGGTCTACATCATGCGTTCAGGCAGAAAGAAGACGATGTCCGGAAACGCCGTCACCAGCACCACCATGAACACCATGATACAGAAGAAGGGAAATGTCGCCTTGAGAATGGTCTGCACATCCTCGCGGGCGATGTGCTGAATGACGAAGATGGAAAAGCCCACCGGCGGCGTAATCTGCGACAGTTCCACCATGAACACCACAAAGATGCCGAACCACAGCGTCTCGAACCCTGCGCTCTGCACGATGGGTAGCACGATGGGCAGAGTCATGACCACAATGGATATACCATCGAGAATCATGCCGAGGAAGAGATACATGAGGCCGAGCACGAAGATGAGCGTGTACGGCGACAGGTCCAGCGAGGCGATGAACGAGCTGAGAGCCCGCGCAATGCCCACGAACCCCACCACCTGCGAGAGGAAGGCCGCTCCGGCGATGATGAAGCAGATCATGGCGCTGGTTTTCACTGCGGAAAGTAGCGCCGCGCGCAGATTGCGAAGCGTGAGGTTGCGGAAGTACAGAGCGAGCCCCAACGCGCCGACGACGCCAATGGCCGCAGCCTCGGTGGGCGTGGTCAATCCGGCGTAGATGCCACCCAGCACCAGCAGGAT
Coding sequences within:
- a CDS encoding AAA family ATPase gives rise to the protein MIVEFSVENFCSIKERQTLSMVAANLKKFEEHTFETPAMTQDKLLKVSAIYGPNASGKTTLIRALSLFQSLVCFSLRDQAEDVVGSYLPFSLDEEWAGKPTSFRLEFVSNEMRYEYSFSYCKERVVCEALYFYPSRKAKLFERSEDGTITFGNLRGDKKIVQKSTRSYNLFLSRGADAGNEQLLEVFDYIKNKIVIFANANIRFRSAMKSTIGLLRDDVDKRYETLVAGLLSAADVGVKNVSLETQDVEKFKFLEKLPDEVREMVIENEMYVPYGHHDVYRGDEVVGEKRFDLRFFESAGTYKIFELASPVLKALSDGLVLVVDELDNSIHTLISEYIVELFNKNAHNQKNAQLVFTTHDVALLTPENFRRDQVWFCNKDRKGATAMYSLVEFESSAIRNETRFDKWYLNGRFGAVPILQKEKFEKFIKHKEEVGCGEA
- a CDS encoding MarR family winged helix-turn-helix transcriptional regulator, which encodes MNLQKALAIVEAIRHETGVDTMPSQQIAAFLYVAASGGCSMAALAEFLGMAQSTASRTVTTLGPRHATNRGRPGYDLIVAEEDPRERRRKNLRLTPRGKALALRLSAIIDDGDSDGEFALDRLTSLM
- a CDS encoding DUF554 domain-containing protein; this encodes MIMPTGTIVNVAAVLAGGTAGLLLRSRMPDGIRTIVFQGLGLCTLAIGIGMSMKMQNPLVVIFSVVLGGIIGELAHLETQLERAAAFLKARVRSGNEMFIDGLITAFLLFCVGSMTILGAFDEGLRADPTLLFTKSMLDGFAAIALTATYGIGVLFSVIPLFIFQYSLTLFAGVLSTWLTEAVIAQLTATGGILILGIGLTLLDIKRIRLSNLLPALVIVVALSLLFPG
- a CDS encoding diguanylate cyclase codes for the protein MTNDNPTSNELQTLNVQGATSRNIILTGLVCLSVLGLTLALLYQISASNRHGFIDRANNDVTLISRLIANQTSKTLFGLRQLLQGLNDATETLLPKDKSYPSSIQQLLFRLKEANPYILDLLILDRTGKIIFWTGEGTPPAVRDRDYAAAHLSKGHQGFFVGSPHLSRTRDATWFFGSSIAIRDNDGLINSIIVATVSIAYFEAAFANLTRPNELTLGLVDDSGTIVFRLPTIPKDANARIEQMRILARQGLPETPFTIASSLDDRTRIVAATRIADTPLIAYASFTEESILAPWRTELRMHIVIATVATLFILFVTAWLIRGQMLMERTRHELARLAAVDPLTGLRNRRMFMELARREFDKAKRYDTPLACVMIDVDRFKDINDTHGHEAGDRALKAIATELARHARRTDILARLGGEEFILLLPETGLHGAFVSAEQHRQRIEELSIPLAPEPLEITISLGVTELDEADSSLDALMSRADHALYAAKAKGRNRTECLPPCTDAQPNADVPAD